GTAAACGGTAAATATTCTTGCGGTATGGCTTTGAATCTAGATGTAATAAGGGAGATGAAAAGATGAGTGAAATATCTATCGCATTACCTTCTGGGAGGTTATTAAAAGATAGTAAATTATTTTTAGAAAAGATAGGTATAAGAGTAAAAGAAGCTTCTAATAGAGAGCTTATTTCTTCTGAAAACGGCTATATGTTTTATTTTCCAAGAGTATTTGATGTTCCTGTTTATGTAGAGAATGGAGTGGATTTAGGTATATGTGGAAGTGATGTAGTTTTAGAACGAAATAACGATGTCTATGTCCCAATTGAACTTCCTTTTGGTAAATGTCGAATGAGTATCATTCTACCAGAAGAGAAAATAGTACCTTTAGAAAATATGGAAGGTTATAGAATAGCGACAAAATACCCAGAAATCACAAAGAATTTTTTCAACGAAAAAGGATTCAATGTTAAAGTTTTAAAATTGAATGGTGCTGTAGAGTTGGCAGCAAAAACGAGAATAGCAGATGCTATAGTAGATATCGTTGATACAGGGAACACAATTAAAGCTAATAATTTAAAAGAAGTATATAAGATGATGGATATTTCCGCGGTTTTATTGGTAAATAGAATCACTCAAAAAACAAAGTTTGATTTTATTAACGATCTTATCAAAAAGGCAAAGGATTATAAAAATAATATTATGTAAATAAAAATAGCTTAAAGGGGGTAAAAGATTATATGAATCTTCAGCAGTATGTTTCGGAGATTTTAGAAGAAGTAAAAGAAAACGGAGTTGATGCAGTAAAAAAGTATTCAAAGCAGTTTGATAATTACGATGGAGATTTTACTTTAAAAGATGAAGAATGGGATATTGATGAACAGATATCTACCGAAGATAAAGAGATTATTGATAAGATAATTGAAAGATTACAAATTTACCACTCCAAACAGTTGAAAGAAGATATTTTTTATTCTAACGATTATGGATCTAAATATGGGCTAATTCAAAGACCTATAAACAGGATTGGAATATACGTCCCAGGCGGGAAGCCTCTACCTTCAAGTTTATTGATGGTGGCTGTTCCAGCGAAAATAGCAGGTGTTAGGGAAATAGCAATAACTTCTTCTCCTAAGGATGGAAAGATAAATCCATATATAATATATATAGCTAAAGTATTAGGGATAAAAGAGGTATATAAGATTGGTGGTATACAGGCAATCGCTGCTATGAGTTATGGAATAGGGATGAAAAAGGTAGATAAGATATATGGTCCTGGAAATCAATATGTGAACGAGGCTAAAAGGCAAGTTTTTGGAGAAGTTGGAATAGATAGTTTGGCAGGTCCTTCAGAGATATGTGTTATAGCAGATGAAACAGCAAATAAAGAGTATGTATTAAACGATTTACTTTCTCAGCTTGAACATGGACATGAATCAAAATCTTTTCTTGTAACAACTTCAAAGGAAATATATGATTTTTGTGATCAAGAAGGTGTAGAAAGATATCTATACGGTACTATAGAAGAGTGTGCAGATAAAACCAATGAAATAGCTCCGGAACATTTAGAAATAATAACCAAAGAACCCGAGAAAGTAGTTCCTTTGATTCAAAATGCAGGGGCTATATATTTAGGTGAATACACACCTGTTCCATCAGCAGATTATTTTTTGGGAGTGAACCATGTTTTACCTACTGGAAAGGCTGCAAGGTTTTCTTCTGTGCTTAATGTATCCGATTTTATTAAACAGATATCTATTGCTAAAGTAACAAGAGAAGAGTTATTGAAAGAAAGATATTTAGGGATAAGATTAGCTGAAGTTGAAGGAATGAATCAACACAAAAGGTCTATGGAGGTGAGAGAATGAGAAGAAAAACGGATGAAACAGATATTGAAATCAATTATTCAAAGGAATTATCAGTAGATACAAAAGATCCTGTGCTAAACCATCTTTTAAAAACGTTGTTTTATTATATGGAGAAAACGGTTATGGTAAAAGCTGAATTTGATTTAAAGCATCATCTTTGGGAAGACATGGGTATTAGTGTAGGTCAATTTTTAAAAGAAGAAATTAAGGATAAGAGTATTAAAAGGTTTGGAAGTTGTATTTTGCCTATGGATGATGCACTTGTTCTTGTTTCAATAGATATTTCGAGGGCCTATACCAACATAGATTTGGAATTAAAAGATTTGGAAGCAGGGTTTGATTTAGGGAATTTCAAAGAATTTATTTATGGATTATCAAGGAATCTTTCTGCAACTATCCACATCAAACAACTTAACGGTGAAAATGCTCACCATATCATCGAAGCTTCCTTTAAAGCTTTGGGGAATTCTTTAAAGCAGGCCTTAGAAGAAAGCCCGAAACGTGAAAGCACAAATAGAGTTTACGAAGTCTAGAGGTGAAAAAATGGAAAAAATAGTAATATTGGATGGTGGGGTAGGGAATTTCTCTAACGTTCAAAAAGCTGTGGATGGAATAATATCCAATAAAGTTGAGGATATAAAAAAGGCGGATAAGCTTATTTTTCCTGGAGTAGGTTCTTTTGGTGTGGTATCTAAAAGTATTATTCCATTAAAAGATTATATCTTAGAACATATTGACAAAGGGAAACCGCTTTTAGGAATATGCTTAGGGATGCAATTACTTTTTCAAAGTAGTGAGGAAGATTCCGGAAAAGGATTAGCTTACCTTCCAGGAAAAGTAGTTAAGTTTAAAAAGATGAAAGTTCCTCATATTGGTTGGAACGATATTGAGATTGTAGAAAAATCTGAAATATTTAAAGGCATTCAAAGTGGAAGTTACTTTTACTTTGTTCACTCATACTATGTAGTTACCGAAGATAAATATATCACATCTTATACCGAATATGAAAGTAGAGGTAGGTTATGCAGATTTGTATCAAGTGTTCAAAAAGATAACGTATTTGGTGTTCAATTTCATCCTGAAAAATCTAGTAATAACGGGATAAAACTATTAGAAAACTTTAAGAGTTTGTGATATGGAGGTGAAAAAGATAATAAAAATAATACCTGCGATTGATTTAATGGATAAAAAAGTAGTTAGACTTTACAAAGGCGAAAAAGGCAATGTTAAAACTTATGGTGATCCAATTGAGATAGCTAAAAAATTTGCAAAATATGTTGACTTAATTCATATTGTGGATTTAGATGGAGCCTTTGAAGGAGTACCTAAAAACTTGGATATAGTAAGAGAAATTATTAAAGAAACTGGAATGAAAGTAGAAGTGGGCGGGGGATTTAGAACTTTTGAAAGTATAAAAAAGGCTAATGAAATGGGAGCTGAATATATAATAGTAGGGACAGCGGCTTTTGATTTAGAATTTTTAAAAGAAATAACTGGTTCTTTCTCAAATATAACTATTAGTTTAGATGCAAAAAATGGGTTATTAAAAACACAAGGTTGGTTAGTTGAAGAAAAAGTAGTAGTAAAAAAGGCTTTTGATATATTTAAAAATTACACTAATAGGTTTGTATATACTGATACAAGTAAAGATGGTACTTTAGAAGGAATATCTCCAAATATCGAAAAGTTTTGGGATAACGAAGAAATTATCTATGCAGGCGGAGTTACAAGCGTAGAAGATTTAAAGGGGTTGGAAAGTTTAGGTTTTAAGGGAGCAATTATAGGGAAGGCAATTTATGAAGGTAAAATAAATTTAGAAGAACTGGTAGGTGAATAAAGTTGTTAACAAAAAGAATAATAGCGGCACTTGATATAAAGGAAGCAAGGGTTGTAAAAGGGGTAAAGTTTGAAAATATTAAGGATGCAGGTGACCCCATAGAACTTGCAAAAAAGTATGAAAAAGATGGAGTTGACGAAATAGTTTTTTTAGATATAACTGCTTCAAAGGAAAAAAGAAAGATCATCAAAGATCTTGTTGAGAAGATAGCAAAACATCTTTTTATACCCTTTACTGTAGGGGGAGGATTAAACACTGTTCAAGAGATGTTAGAGGTTATAAAAAGTGGTGCAGATAAGGTGTTTATAAATACTGCAGCTGTGGAAAATCCAGATTTGATAAAAGATTCTTCAAAAATTATCGGAAGTTCTAATGTTGTGGTAGCGATCGATGCAAAAAAAGATCCTGAGACGAAAAAATACATTGTTTACACACATGGAGGAAGTAAGAAAACTGAATTAGAAGCTATATCCTGGGCAAAAAAATGTCAAGAACTTGGGGCGGGAGAATTACTCGTCACATCTATGGATACTGATGGTGTAAAAGAAGGTTATGATCTAGAATTAATAAAAAATATTGCTGAAAATGTTGAGATCCCAGTTGTAGCATCTGGTGGAGCAGGTAATGTAAGAGATTTTTACGATGTTTTTCAAGTAGGAGCTGATGCTGCATTGGCAGCTTCAATATTTCATTATGGAACTTATACCGCCAAACAATTAAAAGAAGAATTAAAGGAGATGGGAATTAATGTCAGGCTATAATGAAGAATTAATAGATAAGATCGATTGGGAAAAGAATAATGGTTTAATTCCAGTTATAGTTCAAAATACAGATGGTGAGGTCCTAACTCTAGGATATATGAATAAAGAAGCCTTAAATAAAACTTTAGAGACAAAACTCACTCACTACTATTCAAGAAGTAAAAATAGGATCAGGATGAAAGGTGAAACAAGTGGAAATTATCAAAAATTAAAAGAAATTTATATAGACTGCGATAACGACACTTTACT
The Petrotoga sp. 9PW.55.5.1 DNA segment above includes these coding regions:
- the hisG gene encoding ATP phosphoribosyltransferase, which translates into the protein MSIALPSGRLLKDSKLFLEKIGIRVKEASNRELISSENGYMFYFPRVFDVPVYVENGVDLGICGSDVVLERNNDVYVPIELPFGKCRMSIILPEEKIVPLENMEGYRIATKYPEITKNFFNEKGFNVKVLKLNGAVELAAKTRIADAIVDIVDTGNTIKANNLKEVYKMMDISAVLLVNRITQKTKFDFINDLIKKAKDYKNNIM
- the hisD gene encoding histidinol dehydrogenase, coding for MNLQQYVSEILEEVKENGVDAVKKYSKQFDNYDGDFTLKDEEWDIDEQISTEDKEIIDKIIERLQIYHSKQLKEDIFYSNDYGSKYGLIQRPINRIGIYVPGGKPLPSSLLMVAVPAKIAGVREIAITSSPKDGKINPYIIYIAKVLGIKEVYKIGGIQAIAAMSYGIGMKKVDKIYGPGNQYVNEAKRQVFGEVGIDSLAGPSEICVIADETANKEYVLNDLLSQLEHGHESKSFLVTTSKEIYDFCDQEGVERYLYGTIEECADKTNEIAPEHLEIITKEPEKVVPLIQNAGAIYLGEYTPVPSADYFLGVNHVLPTGKAARFSSVLNVSDFIKQISIAKVTREELLKERYLGIRLAEVEGMNQHKRSMEVRE
- the hisB gene encoding imidazoleglycerol-phosphate dehydratase HisB yields the protein MRRKTDETDIEINYSKELSVDTKDPVLNHLLKTLFYYMEKTVMVKAEFDLKHHLWEDMGISVGQFLKEEIKDKSIKRFGSCILPMDDALVLVSIDISRAYTNIDLELKDLEAGFDLGNFKEFIYGLSRNLSATIHIKQLNGENAHHIIEASFKALGNSLKQALEESPKRESTNRVYEV
- the hisH gene encoding imidazole glycerol phosphate synthase subunit HisH — encoded protein: MEKIVILDGGVGNFSNVQKAVDGIISNKVEDIKKADKLIFPGVGSFGVVSKSIIPLKDYILEHIDKGKPLLGICLGMQLLFQSSEEDSGKGLAYLPGKVVKFKKMKVPHIGWNDIEIVEKSEIFKGIQSGSYFYFVHSYYVVTEDKYITSYTEYESRGRLCRFVSSVQKDNVFGVQFHPEKSSNNGIKLLENFKSL
- the hisF gene encoding imidazole glycerol phosphate synthase subunit HisF → MLTKRIIAALDIKEARVVKGVKFENIKDAGDPIELAKKYEKDGVDEIVFLDITASKEKRKIIKDLVEKIAKHLFIPFTVGGGLNTVQEMLEVIKSGADKVFINTAAVENPDLIKDSSKIIGSSNVVVAIDAKKDPETKKYIVYTHGGSKKTELEAISWAKKCQELGAGELLVTSMDTDGVKEGYDLELIKNIAENVEIPVVASGGAGNVRDFYDVFQVGADAALAASIFHYGTYTAKQLKEELKEMGINVRL